From a single Peromyscus maniculatus bairdii isolate BWxNUB_F1_BW_parent chromosome 4, HU_Pman_BW_mat_3.1, whole genome shotgun sequence genomic region:
- the Gsn gene encoding gelsolin isoform X1, whose product MAPNLSVLCALVLALCAPSPSRAATGVRGAAGVRAPQSRASEARPSTMVVEHPEFLKAGKEPGLQIWRVEKFDLVPVPPNLYGDFFTGDAYVILKTVQLRNGNLQYDLHYWLGNECSQDESGAAAIFTVQLDDYLNGRAVQHREVQGFESSTFLGYFKSGLKYKKGGVASGFKHVVPNEVVVQRLLQVKGRRVVRATEVPVSWDSFNNGDCFILDLGNDIYQWCGSSSNRFERLKATQVSKGIRDNERSGRARVHVSEEGGEPEAMLQVLGPKPTLPAGTEDTAKEDAANRKLAKLYKVSNGAGSMSVSLVADENPFAQGALKSEDCFILDHGRDGKIFVWKGKQANMEERKAALKTASDFITKMEYPRQTQVSVLPEGGETPLFKQFFKNWRDPDQTDGPGLSYLSSHIANVERVPFDAATLHTSTAMAAQHGMDDDGTGQKQIWRIEGSNKVPVDPATYGQFYGGDSYIILYNYRHGGRQGQIIYNWQGAQSTQDEVAASAILTAQLDEELGGTPVQSRVVQGKEPAHLMSLFGGKPMIIYKGGTSRDGGQTPPASTRLFQVRASSSGATRAVEVMPKAGALNSNDAFVLKTPSAAYLWVGAGASEAEKTGAQELLRVLRAQPVQVAEGREPDGFWEALGGKTAYRTSPRLKDKKMDAHPPRLFACSNKIGRFVIEEVPGELMQEDLATDDVMLLDTWDQVFVWVGKDSQEEEKTEALTSAKRYIETDPANRDRRTPITVVRQGFEPPSFVGWFLGWDDNYWAVDPLDRALAELSA is encoded by the exons ATGGCTCCGAACCTCTCTGTGCTCTGCGCGCTGGTCCTGGCGCTGTGCGCACCGTCGCCGTCCCGTGCGGCCACAGGGGTGCGGGGCGCGGCCGGAGTGAGGGCGCCCCAAAGTCGGGCGTCTGAGGCGCGG CCCAGCACCATGGTGGTGGAGCACCCCGAGTTCCTCAAGGCAGGGAAGGAGCCTGGCCTGCAGATCTGGCGTGTGGAGAAGTTTGACCTGGTACCTGTGCCCCCCAACCTCTATGGAGACTTCTTCACGGGTGATGCGTATGTCATCCTGAAGACAGTGCAGCTGAGGAATGGGAATCTGCAGTATGACCTCCACTATTGGCTGG GTAACGAGTGCAGCCAGGATGAGAGCGGGGCAGCCGCCATCTTTACCGTGCAGCTGGATGACTATCTGAACGGCCGGGCTGTGCAGCACCGTGAGGTCCAGGGCTTTGAGTCATCCACCTTCCTCGGCTACTTCAAGTCCGGACTGAAGTACAAG AAAGGAGGCGTGGCATCTGGATTCAAGCATGTGGTACCCAATGAGGTGGTGGTACAGAGGCTCCTACAGGTCAAAGGACGCCGTGTAGTCCGCGCCACCGAGGTGCCTGTGTCCTGGGACAGCTTCAACAATGGTGACTGCTTCATTCTGGACCTAGGAAAC GATATCTATCAGTGGTGTGGCTCCAGCAGCAACAGATTTGAAAGGCTGAAGGCCACACAGGTGTCCAAGGGCATCCGGGACAACGAGAGGAGTGGCCGTGCCCGAGTACATGTGTCTGAAGAGGGTGGAGAGCCGGAAGCGATGCTCCAG GTGCTGGGCCCCAAGCCAACCCTGCCTGCAGGTACCGAGGACACAGCCAAGGAGGATGCAGCCAATCGAAAGCTGGCCAAGCTCTACAAG GTCTCCAATGGTGCAGGCAGCATGTCAGTCTCCCTCGTGGCTGATGAGAACCCATTCGCCCAGGGCGCCTTGAAATCTGAGGACTGTTTCATCCTGGACCATGGCCGAGATGGGAAAATCTTTGTCTGGAAAG GCAAGCAGGCCAACATGGAGGAGCGGAAGGCTGCCCTCAAAACAGCCTCAGACTTCATCACCAAGATGGAGTACCCCAGGCAGACCCAG gttTCCGTCCTTCCAGAGGGTGGCGAGACCCCGCTGTTCAAGCAGTTCTTTAAGAACTGGCGGGACCCAGACCAGACAGATGGCCCTGgcctgagctacctctccagccacaTTGCCAATGTGGAGCGGGTGCCTTTTGATGCTGCAACACTGCACACCTCCACGGCCATGGCTGCCCAGCATGGCATGGATGATGACGGCACCGGCCAGAAACAG ATCTGGAGAATCGAAGGCTCCAACAAGGTACCAGTGGACCCTGCCACATACGGGCAGTTCTATGGAGGCGACAGCTACATCATTCTGTACAACTATCGCCACGGTGGCCGCCAGGGACAGATCATCTACAACTG GCAGGGTGCCCAGTCTACCCAGGATGAGGTCGCTGCGTCCGCCATCCTGACTGCCCAGCTGGATGAGGAGCTGGGGGGAACGCCTGTCCAG aGCCGAGTGGTCCAAGGCAAGGAGCCTGCGCACCTCATGAGCTTGTTTGGCGGGAAGCCGATGATAATCTACAAGGGTGGCACCTCCCGAGATGGTGGGCAGACACCCCCTGCCAGTACTCGCCTCTTCCAAGTCCGAGCCAGCAGCTCTGGAGCCACCAGGGCCGTGGAG GTGATGCCGAAGGCTGGTGCTCTGAACTCCAATGATGCCTTTGTGCTGAAAACCCCCTCAGCTGCCTACCTGTGGGTGGGCGCAGGAGCCAGTGAGGCCGAGAAGACCGGGGCCCAGGAGCTGCTGAGGGTGCTGCGCGCCCAGCCTGTGCAGgtggcagaaggcagagagccaG ATGGCTTCTGGGAGGCTCTGGGTGGGAAGACCGCCTACCGCACATCCCCAAGGCTGAAGGACAAGAAGATGGATGCCCATCCTCCTCGCCTCTTTGCCTGCTCCAACAAGATCGGGCGCTTTGTG ATCGAAGAGGTTCCCGGAGAGCTTATGCAGGAAGACCTGGCTACTGATGACGTCATGCTCCTGGACACCTGGGACCAG GTCTTTGTCTGGGTTGGAAAGGActcacaggaagaggaaaagacagaagcCTTGACCTCTG
- the Gsn gene encoding gelsolin isoform X3 produces the protein MVVEHPEFLKAGKEPGLQIWRVEKFDLVPVPPNLYGDFFTGDAYVILKTVQLRNGNLQYDLHYWLGNECSQDESGAAAIFTVQLDDYLNGRAVQHREVQGFESSTFLGYFKSGLKYKKGGVASGFKHVVPNEVVVQRLLQVKGRRVVRATEVPVSWDSFNNGDCFILDLGNDIYQWCGSSSNRFERLKATQVSKGIRDNERSGRARVHVSEEGGEPEAMLQVLGPKPTLPAGTEDTAKEDAANRKLAKLYKVSNGAGSMSVSLVADENPFAQGALKSEDCFILDHGRDGKIFVWKGKQANMEERKAALKTASDFITKMEYPRQTQVSVLPEGGETPLFKQFFKNWRDPDQTDGPGLSYLSSHIANVERVPFDAATLHTSTAMAAQHGMDDDGTGQKQIWRIEGSNKVPVDPATYGQFYGGDSYIILYNYRHGGRQGQIIYNWQGAQSTQDEVAASAILTAQLDEELGGTPVQSRVVQGKEPAHLMSLFGGKPMIIYKGGTSRDGGQTPPASTRLFQVRASSSGATRAVEVMPKAGALNSNDAFVLKTPSAAYLWVGAGASEAEKTGAQELLRVLRAQPVQVAEGREPDGFWEALGGKTAYRTSPRLKDKKMDAHPPRLFACSNKIGRFVIEEVPGELMQEDLATDDVMLLDTWDQVFVWVGKDSQEEEKTEALTSAKRYIETDPANRDRRTPITVVRQGFEPPSFVGWFLGWDDNYWAVDPLDRALAELSA, from the exons ATGGTGGTGGAGCACCCCGAGTTCCTCAAGGCAGGGAAGGAGCCTGGCCTGCAGATCTGGCGTGTGGAGAAGTTTGACCTGGTACCTGTGCCCCCCAACCTCTATGGAGACTTCTTCACGGGTGATGCGTATGTCATCCTGAAGACAGTGCAGCTGAGGAATGGGAATCTGCAGTATGACCTCCACTATTGGCTGG GTAACGAGTGCAGCCAGGATGAGAGCGGGGCAGCCGCCATCTTTACCGTGCAGCTGGATGACTATCTGAACGGCCGGGCTGTGCAGCACCGTGAGGTCCAGGGCTTTGAGTCATCCACCTTCCTCGGCTACTTCAAGTCCGGACTGAAGTACAAG AAAGGAGGCGTGGCATCTGGATTCAAGCATGTGGTACCCAATGAGGTGGTGGTACAGAGGCTCCTACAGGTCAAAGGACGCCGTGTAGTCCGCGCCACCGAGGTGCCTGTGTCCTGGGACAGCTTCAACAATGGTGACTGCTTCATTCTGGACCTAGGAAAC GATATCTATCAGTGGTGTGGCTCCAGCAGCAACAGATTTGAAAGGCTGAAGGCCACACAGGTGTCCAAGGGCATCCGGGACAACGAGAGGAGTGGCCGTGCCCGAGTACATGTGTCTGAAGAGGGTGGAGAGCCGGAAGCGATGCTCCAG GTGCTGGGCCCCAAGCCAACCCTGCCTGCAGGTACCGAGGACACAGCCAAGGAGGATGCAGCCAATCGAAAGCTGGCCAAGCTCTACAAG GTCTCCAATGGTGCAGGCAGCATGTCAGTCTCCCTCGTGGCTGATGAGAACCCATTCGCCCAGGGCGCCTTGAAATCTGAGGACTGTTTCATCCTGGACCATGGCCGAGATGGGAAAATCTTTGTCTGGAAAG GCAAGCAGGCCAACATGGAGGAGCGGAAGGCTGCCCTCAAAACAGCCTCAGACTTCATCACCAAGATGGAGTACCCCAGGCAGACCCAG gttTCCGTCCTTCCAGAGGGTGGCGAGACCCCGCTGTTCAAGCAGTTCTTTAAGAACTGGCGGGACCCAGACCAGACAGATGGCCCTGgcctgagctacctctccagccacaTTGCCAATGTGGAGCGGGTGCCTTTTGATGCTGCAACACTGCACACCTCCACGGCCATGGCTGCCCAGCATGGCATGGATGATGACGGCACCGGCCAGAAACAG ATCTGGAGAATCGAAGGCTCCAACAAGGTACCAGTGGACCCTGCCACATACGGGCAGTTCTATGGAGGCGACAGCTACATCATTCTGTACAACTATCGCCACGGTGGCCGCCAGGGACAGATCATCTACAACTG GCAGGGTGCCCAGTCTACCCAGGATGAGGTCGCTGCGTCCGCCATCCTGACTGCCCAGCTGGATGAGGAGCTGGGGGGAACGCCTGTCCAG aGCCGAGTGGTCCAAGGCAAGGAGCCTGCGCACCTCATGAGCTTGTTTGGCGGGAAGCCGATGATAATCTACAAGGGTGGCACCTCCCGAGATGGTGGGCAGACACCCCCTGCCAGTACTCGCCTCTTCCAAGTCCGAGCCAGCAGCTCTGGAGCCACCAGGGCCGTGGAG GTGATGCCGAAGGCTGGTGCTCTGAACTCCAATGATGCCTTTGTGCTGAAAACCCCCTCAGCTGCCTACCTGTGGGTGGGCGCAGGAGCCAGTGAGGCCGAGAAGACCGGGGCCCAGGAGCTGCTGAGGGTGCTGCGCGCCCAGCCTGTGCAGgtggcagaaggcagagagccaG ATGGCTTCTGGGAGGCTCTGGGTGGGAAGACCGCCTACCGCACATCCCCAAGGCTGAAGGACAAGAAGATGGATGCCCATCCTCCTCGCCTCTTTGCCTGCTCCAACAAGATCGGGCGCTTTGTG ATCGAAGAGGTTCCCGGAGAGCTTATGCAGGAAGACCTGGCTACTGATGACGTCATGCTCCTGGACACCTGGGACCAG GTCTTTGTCTGGGTTGGAAAGGActcacaggaagaggaaaagacagaagcCTTGACCTCTG
- the Gsn gene encoding gelsolin isoform X2: MEKLFCCFPSTMVVEHPEFLKAGKEPGLQIWRVEKFDLVPVPPNLYGDFFTGDAYVILKTVQLRNGNLQYDLHYWLGNECSQDESGAAAIFTVQLDDYLNGRAVQHREVQGFESSTFLGYFKSGLKYKKGGVASGFKHVVPNEVVVQRLLQVKGRRVVRATEVPVSWDSFNNGDCFILDLGNDIYQWCGSSSNRFERLKATQVSKGIRDNERSGRARVHVSEEGGEPEAMLQVLGPKPTLPAGTEDTAKEDAANRKLAKLYKVSNGAGSMSVSLVADENPFAQGALKSEDCFILDHGRDGKIFVWKGKQANMEERKAALKTASDFITKMEYPRQTQVSVLPEGGETPLFKQFFKNWRDPDQTDGPGLSYLSSHIANVERVPFDAATLHTSTAMAAQHGMDDDGTGQKQIWRIEGSNKVPVDPATYGQFYGGDSYIILYNYRHGGRQGQIIYNWQGAQSTQDEVAASAILTAQLDEELGGTPVQSRVVQGKEPAHLMSLFGGKPMIIYKGGTSRDGGQTPPASTRLFQVRASSSGATRAVEVMPKAGALNSNDAFVLKTPSAAYLWVGAGASEAEKTGAQELLRVLRAQPVQVAEGREPDGFWEALGGKTAYRTSPRLKDKKMDAHPPRLFACSNKIGRFVIEEVPGELMQEDLATDDVMLLDTWDQVFVWVGKDSQEEEKTEALTSAKRYIETDPANRDRRTPITVVRQGFEPPSFVGWFLGWDDNYWAVDPLDRALAELSA; this comes from the exons ATGGAAAAACTGTTTTGTTGCTTT CCCAGCACCATGGTGGTGGAGCACCCCGAGTTCCTCAAGGCAGGGAAGGAGCCTGGCCTGCAGATCTGGCGTGTGGAGAAGTTTGACCTGGTACCTGTGCCCCCCAACCTCTATGGAGACTTCTTCACGGGTGATGCGTATGTCATCCTGAAGACAGTGCAGCTGAGGAATGGGAATCTGCAGTATGACCTCCACTATTGGCTGG GTAACGAGTGCAGCCAGGATGAGAGCGGGGCAGCCGCCATCTTTACCGTGCAGCTGGATGACTATCTGAACGGCCGGGCTGTGCAGCACCGTGAGGTCCAGGGCTTTGAGTCATCCACCTTCCTCGGCTACTTCAAGTCCGGACTGAAGTACAAG AAAGGAGGCGTGGCATCTGGATTCAAGCATGTGGTACCCAATGAGGTGGTGGTACAGAGGCTCCTACAGGTCAAAGGACGCCGTGTAGTCCGCGCCACCGAGGTGCCTGTGTCCTGGGACAGCTTCAACAATGGTGACTGCTTCATTCTGGACCTAGGAAAC GATATCTATCAGTGGTGTGGCTCCAGCAGCAACAGATTTGAAAGGCTGAAGGCCACACAGGTGTCCAAGGGCATCCGGGACAACGAGAGGAGTGGCCGTGCCCGAGTACATGTGTCTGAAGAGGGTGGAGAGCCGGAAGCGATGCTCCAG GTGCTGGGCCCCAAGCCAACCCTGCCTGCAGGTACCGAGGACACAGCCAAGGAGGATGCAGCCAATCGAAAGCTGGCCAAGCTCTACAAG GTCTCCAATGGTGCAGGCAGCATGTCAGTCTCCCTCGTGGCTGATGAGAACCCATTCGCCCAGGGCGCCTTGAAATCTGAGGACTGTTTCATCCTGGACCATGGCCGAGATGGGAAAATCTTTGTCTGGAAAG GCAAGCAGGCCAACATGGAGGAGCGGAAGGCTGCCCTCAAAACAGCCTCAGACTTCATCACCAAGATGGAGTACCCCAGGCAGACCCAG gttTCCGTCCTTCCAGAGGGTGGCGAGACCCCGCTGTTCAAGCAGTTCTTTAAGAACTGGCGGGACCCAGACCAGACAGATGGCCCTGgcctgagctacctctccagccacaTTGCCAATGTGGAGCGGGTGCCTTTTGATGCTGCAACACTGCACACCTCCACGGCCATGGCTGCCCAGCATGGCATGGATGATGACGGCACCGGCCAGAAACAG ATCTGGAGAATCGAAGGCTCCAACAAGGTACCAGTGGACCCTGCCACATACGGGCAGTTCTATGGAGGCGACAGCTACATCATTCTGTACAACTATCGCCACGGTGGCCGCCAGGGACAGATCATCTACAACTG GCAGGGTGCCCAGTCTACCCAGGATGAGGTCGCTGCGTCCGCCATCCTGACTGCCCAGCTGGATGAGGAGCTGGGGGGAACGCCTGTCCAG aGCCGAGTGGTCCAAGGCAAGGAGCCTGCGCACCTCATGAGCTTGTTTGGCGGGAAGCCGATGATAATCTACAAGGGTGGCACCTCCCGAGATGGTGGGCAGACACCCCCTGCCAGTACTCGCCTCTTCCAAGTCCGAGCCAGCAGCTCTGGAGCCACCAGGGCCGTGGAG GTGATGCCGAAGGCTGGTGCTCTGAACTCCAATGATGCCTTTGTGCTGAAAACCCCCTCAGCTGCCTACCTGTGGGTGGGCGCAGGAGCCAGTGAGGCCGAGAAGACCGGGGCCCAGGAGCTGCTGAGGGTGCTGCGCGCCCAGCCTGTGCAGgtggcagaaggcagagagccaG ATGGCTTCTGGGAGGCTCTGGGTGGGAAGACCGCCTACCGCACATCCCCAAGGCTGAAGGACAAGAAGATGGATGCCCATCCTCCTCGCCTCTTTGCCTGCTCCAACAAGATCGGGCGCTTTGTG ATCGAAGAGGTTCCCGGAGAGCTTATGCAGGAAGACCTGGCTACTGATGACGTCATGCTCCTGGACACCTGGGACCAG GTCTTTGTCTGGGTTGGAAAGGActcacaggaagaggaaaagacagaagcCTTGACCTCTG